The Pseudomonas extremaustralis genome contains a region encoding:
- a CDS encoding DUF935 domain-containing protein has translation MAESKIVDQYGRPIQYDKLTEELAAARTTGIRQIWHQSVANGLTPQRLASILRAAAEGSANDYLTLAEEMEERDLHYASVLGTRKLAVAGLSVRVEAASDDPEDVRRADQLKELVDSPEFGELQADLTDAMGKGYAVSEIMWDRSGKTWNPERFEPRDQRFFQFDRDTGRELRLLDEADPINGVALAPYKFIVHLPRIRSGLPIRGGLARLAAVGYMCKAWTWKDWMGFADIFGMPMRVGRYGAGASKEDISTLMSAVANLGSDAAAVIPDSMRIDFTQAANVAGAGDFFKGLAEWWDKQVSKAVVGQTMSTDDGSSQAQATIHNEVRIDLLQADAKAESNTINRYFVRPWCDLNFAPGRPYPRLIIDVPKPENTKILIDALKALVPLGLKVEQSVIRDKLNIPAPAEGAELLGIPPPVATPVLAQAINSEQLPAKPVVMPDIVDNQVRTLERTVGVYMDDMVEQIKELLDTVSSLEEFRDRLIEAYPAMTTSQLADAIADGLTAASLAGRDDILRGL, from the coding sequence ATGGCTGAATCCAAAATCGTCGACCAGTACGGTCGCCCGATCCAGTACGACAAACTCACGGAAGAGCTGGCCGCTGCCCGCACCACTGGCATTCGCCAGATCTGGCACCAGTCGGTGGCCAACGGCCTAACGCCCCAGCGCTTGGCGAGTATTTTGCGGGCCGCTGCCGAGGGATCGGCCAACGACTACCTTACCCTTGCCGAGGAAATGGAAGAGCGCGACCTGCATTACGCCTCGGTGTTAGGCACACGCAAGCTGGCAGTGGCCGGCTTGTCCGTTCGTGTCGAGGCAGCCAGCGATGATCCCGAGGACGTACGCCGTGCCGATCAGCTCAAAGAGCTGGTTGACTCTCCCGAGTTCGGAGAACTGCAAGCGGACCTGACCGACGCCATGGGCAAAGGCTATGCCGTCTCGGAAATCATGTGGGACCGCAGCGGTAAAACCTGGAACCCTGAGCGTTTCGAACCCCGCGACCAGCGTTTCTTCCAATTTGACCGTGACACTGGACGGGAGCTGCGCCTGCTCGATGAGGCTGACCCGATCAATGGCGTCGCCCTGGCTCCGTACAAGTTCATTGTGCATCTGCCCCGTATCCGTTCTGGCCTGCCGATCCGGGGTGGCCTGGCACGTCTTGCGGCTGTTGGCTACATGTGCAAGGCCTGGACTTGGAAAGACTGGATGGGTTTTGCTGACATCTTCGGTATGCCTATGCGTGTCGGCCGGTACGGCGCAGGTGCGAGCAAGGAAGACATCAGCACCTTGATGTCAGCGGTAGCCAACCTGGGCAGCGATGCAGCAGCGGTGATCCCGGACAGCATGCGCATTGATTTTACCCAGGCCGCCAACGTGGCCGGTGCTGGTGACTTCTTCAAAGGGCTGGCCGAATGGTGGGATAAACAAGTCAGTAAGGCCGTGGTCGGACAGACCATGTCCACTGATGACGGCTCCAGCCAAGCCCAGGCAACGATTCATAACGAAGTTCGTATCGACCTGCTGCAGGCCGATGCCAAGGCCGAGTCCAACACGATAAACCGCTACTTTGTGCGGCCCTGGTGCGATCTGAATTTTGCACCTGGTCGTCCGTATCCGCGGCTGATCATTGATGTACCAAAGCCTGAAAACACCAAGATCCTGATCGATGCGCTCAAGGCACTCGTTCCGCTAGGGTTGAAGGTCGAGCAATCCGTAATCCGCGACAAGCTCAATATCCCCGCTCCGGCCGAGGGTGCCGAGCTACTGGGCATCCCGCCGCCCGTTGCCACTCCGGTGCTTGCCCAGGCGATCAACAGCGAGCAATTGCCAGCCAAACCGGTGGTAATGCCAGACATCGTCGATAACCAGGTGCGGACGCTGGAGCGGACTGTTGGGGTTTATATGGATGACATGGTCGAGCAGATCAAGGAACTGCTCGATACTGTCAGCAGCTTGGAGGAGTTCCGAGATCGTCTGATCGAAGCCTATCCAGCGATGACCACCAGCCAATTGGCGGATGCCATTGCCGATGGCCTGACGGCTGCCAGCCTGGCTGGCCGCGATGACATTCTGAGAGGTCTGTAA
- a CDS encoding DUF3486 family protein, with amino-acid sequence MPPRSKVASLPKSVKTWLDKALAENNFSDYEALANELSSQGFSISKSALHRYGQDFESKLSALKMASEQARAVVAAAPDEEGAVNEALMRLVQEHLFKLLMSDGDQMDLPKVAKAVAELGKASVVQKKWQAEWKEKVETAAARVDKIAKKGGLTQATSDEIRREILGMAS; translated from the coding sequence ATGCCCCCACGCAGCAAGGTTGCCAGTCTGCCCAAGTCGGTCAAGACCTGGCTCGACAAGGCCCTGGCCGAAAACAACTTCAGCGATTACGAAGCCCTGGCCAACGAACTGTCGAGCCAGGGTTTTTCAATCAGCAAGTCGGCGCTACATCGCTATGGCCAGGACTTTGAGTCCAAACTCTCGGCCTTGAAGATGGCCAGCGAGCAGGCCCGTGCCGTAGTGGCTGCTGCGCCGGATGAAGAAGGCGCGGTCAACGAAGCGCTGATGCGTCTTGTCCAGGAACACCTGTTCAAACTGCTGATGAGCGATGGCGACCAGATGGACTTGCCGAAGGTCGCCAAAGCTGTGGCCGAGTTGGGTAAGGCCTCGGTTGTGCAGAAGAAATGGCAGGCGGAGTGGAAGGAGAAGGTCGAAACGGCGGCGGCGCGCGTTGATAAGATCGCCAAGAAAGGAGGCCTGACACAGGCGACCTCCGATGAAATCCGGCGCGAGATCCTGGGGATGGCATCGTGA
- a CDS encoding TraR/DksA C4-type zinc finger protein, giving the protein MEVTDFASHLEAIHNESSLAAHLAQREVLTGPSAEFCTGEDCDMPIPEQRRVAIPGVQLCAQCQTHREKRGRR; this is encoded by the coding sequence ATGGAAGTAACTGACTTTGCCAGTCACCTGGAGGCGATCCATAACGAATCCTCCTTGGCGGCACATTTGGCACAACGTGAAGTATTGACCGGCCCTTCGGCCGAGTTCTGCACAGGAGAGGATTGCGATATGCCAATCCCGGAACAACGCCGTGTGGCCATACCAGGTGTGCAGCTTTGCGCGCAGTGCCAAACGCATCGCGAAAAGAGGGGGCGTCGATGA
- a CDS encoding transglycosylase SLT domain-containing protein, translating to MGVLVAAVASPPAKAEIPDQAERYRRDLTRIAQAEWGLDAPVSTFAAQIHQESRWKFDAKSPVGAQGLGQVMPSTATWLAELFPKALGKVEPYNPVWSMQALVSYDRWLASRIQARGPCEQGALILSAYNGGLGWVIKDRKLASAKGADPLTWFNSVERFNNGRSAAAFRENRQYPRLILLRWEALYVADGWGQGVCQ from the coding sequence ATGGGCGTCCTGGTTGCGGCGGTAGCAAGCCCTCCGGCCAAGGCCGAGATTCCGGACCAGGCCGAGCGCTATCGCCGTGACCTGACCCGTATCGCCCAGGCCGAATGGGGCCTTGATGCCCCGGTGTCGACCTTCGCCGCCCAGATCCACCAGGAAAGCCGCTGGAAGTTCGATGCGAAGTCGCCCGTCGGTGCGCAAGGCTTGGGCCAGGTGATGCCCTCGACCGCCACCTGGCTCGCCGAACTGTTCCCGAAGGCCCTTGGCAAGGTTGAACCGTACAACCCGGTTTGGTCCATGCAGGCGCTCGTCAGCTATGACCGCTGGCTGGCGAGCCGCATCCAGGCGCGTGGCCCCTGCGAACAAGGGGCGCTGATCCTTTCTGCTTACAACGGCGGATTGGGCTGGGTGATCAAAGACCGCAAGTTGGCATCGGCTAAGGGCGCCGATCCGCTGACCTGGTTCAACTCAGTCGAGCGGTTTAACAACGGCCGCTCGGCCGCAGCCTTCAGGGAAAACCGTCAGTACCCGCGCCTGATCCTGTTGCGCTGGGAAGCCCTGTACGTTGCTGATGGCTGGGGCCAAGGGGTGTGCCAATGA
- a CDS encoding putative holin, protein MTFWALITIALLFCLAIVAPTKLPVVLYKCGLVTLGCVLGYWLDRALFPYARPDMVPNCERSMAGIRRALVVLGCVLGLTLGL, encoded by the coding sequence ATGACCTTCTGGGCGTTGATCACCATCGCCTTGCTTTTCTGCCTGGCCATCGTCGCTCCGACCAAGCTGCCCGTCGTCCTCTATAAATGTGGCCTGGTCACGCTGGGCTGCGTGCTGGGCTACTGGCTGGATAGAGCGTTGTTTCCATACGCTCGGCCGGACATGGTTCCGAACTGCGAGCGCTCCATGGCAGGCATCCGCCGCGCCCTGGTCGTGCTGGGCTGCGTCCTCGGCCTGACGCTGGGGCTCTGA
- a CDS encoding Mor transcription activator family protein yields MNEELFPDDSDQLDPQKVLENMQDPAVQARWEGSLRDMVEIVEAKLAAEMKPDTSVAELARHVVFAICSTMGGGLIYFPRGDALKRALRDAVIYKDWSVNNVPIHELVGKYKLANQTVYDIIRRQRALHRKNEPDLFGYDEGTMH; encoded by the coding sequence ATGAACGAAGAACTGTTCCCGGATGACAGCGATCAATTAGACCCTCAAAAGGTGTTGGAGAACATGCAAGATCCGGCAGTTCAGGCGCGCTGGGAGGGCTCATTGAGGGATATGGTTGAGATAGTAGAGGCTAAGCTCGCCGCTGAAATGAAACCTGATACGAGCGTTGCAGAGCTGGCACGACATGTGGTCTTTGCCATTTGCAGCACGATGGGCGGCGGTCTAATCTACTTTCCTCGCGGGGACGCACTAAAGCGAGCCTTGCGCGATGCTGTCATTTACAAAGATTGGAGCGTAAACAACGTTCCAATCCATGAGCTGGTAGGTAAGTACAAGCTTGCCAACCAAACCGTATATGACATCATTCGCCGACAACGGGCGCTGCACCGCAAGAATGAGCCCGATCTATTTGGTTATGATGAAGGGACGATGCATTGA
- a CDS encoding gp16 family protein — MTTRNLQLSKIHIAKKDLGLDDETYRALLGRVAGVRSAKDLTPRQIGAVLAEFARLGWEPTPAKKQGRKAPTAAPDRVKLVGKIEAFLAEAKRSWAYADGMALRMFKVERVEWLDPQQLQKMVAALTYDARRHARPER; from the coding sequence GTGACTACACGTAACCTGCAATTGAGCAAGATCCACATCGCCAAGAAGGACCTTGGGCTGGATGACGAAACCTACCGCGCCTTGTTGGGCCGCGTGGCGGGTGTGCGTTCGGCCAAAGACCTGACGCCACGCCAGATCGGCGCTGTACTCGCCGAGTTCGCCCGCTTGGGCTGGGAGCCTACACCGGCTAAGAAGCAAGGTCGCAAAGCCCCGACGGCGGCGCCAGACCGGGTAAAACTGGTGGGAAAAATAGAGGCCTTTCTCGCCGAGGCCAAGCGTTCCTGGGCCTATGCCGACGGTATGGCCCTGCGCATGTTCAAGGTCGAGCGGGTGGAATGGCTGGACCCTCAACAGCTCCAGAAAATGGTTGCGGCACTGACTTATGATGCCCGCCGACACGCGAGACCAGAGCGATGA
- a CDS encoding DUF2786 domain-containing protein yields the protein MDHNKALDKIKKLLRLAASDNPHEAAAAMRQARALMEKYRLEESDIQLSEVFECAARSGSKMTPPQWEANLVGAVTQAYACKVLFMAGIGEWRFIGELAELASYTMALLLRQVRQSRRDFIGTQLKRCKPATKTKRADVFCGAWVSAVRQQVMAFAGNDEPSPATAAYMLKHHSETEKLDCRDRNASKGHGVRAMTDAMHGVLAAGDVRLNHGVNGQEQLALH from the coding sequence ATGGACCACAACAAAGCCTTAGACAAAATCAAAAAGCTGCTGCGCCTGGCAGCCAGTGACAACCCCCACGAAGCCGCCGCAGCCATGCGTCAGGCCCGCGCGCTGATGGAAAAGTACCGCCTGGAAGAGTCGGATATTCAGCTCTCCGAGGTATTCGAATGCGCCGCCCGTAGCGGTTCAAAGATGACCCCGCCGCAATGGGAAGCCAACCTGGTGGGGGCAGTCACCCAGGCCTACGCCTGCAAAGTCCTGTTCATGGCGGGCATCGGCGAATGGCGCTTTATCGGCGAACTGGCCGAGCTGGCCAGCTACACCATGGCCTTGTTACTGCGCCAAGTCCGCCAGTCCCGCCGTGACTTCATTGGAACGCAGTTGAAGCGCTGTAAGCCTGCGACCAAGACCAAGCGTGCCGACGTGTTCTGTGGTGCCTGGGTGTCGGCGGTGCGCCAGCAAGTCATGGCGTTTGCTGGCAACGATGAACCCTCACCGGCCACAGCGGCTTACATGCTCAAGCACCATTCAGAGACGGAAAAGCTTGATTGCCGCGACCGCAACGCCAGCAAGGGGCATGGCGTGCGCGCCATGACTGACGCTATGCACGGCGTTCTCGCGGCAGGCGATGTCCGCCTGAATCACGGTGTGAATGGCCAGGAACAACTCGCCCTGCATTAA
- a CDS encoding DUF3164 family protein, giving the protein MTQQQTIPEGYRVDAQKRLIPESMIKPIDLERDALVLGLVEKARAASDVLAKFKASAFGDIEAFVELSAEQYGAQIGGKKGNVSLISFDGRFKIMRAVQESIAFDERLQAARALIDECLRDWTTGARPEVVTLVNDAFRTDQKGDIRTARVLALRRMEITDERWQRAMQAIGDACQVIGSKSYIRVYQRVGDTDQYEPISLDIAGV; this is encoded by the coding sequence ATGACACAACAACAAACTATTCCCGAAGGCTATCGCGTCGACGCGCAAAAGCGACTGATCCCGGAAAGCATGATCAAGCCTATCGACCTGGAGCGGGATGCCCTGGTGCTTGGCCTGGTGGAAAAAGCCCGCGCCGCCAGCGACGTGCTGGCGAAGTTCAAGGCCTCGGCTTTCGGTGATATTGAAGCCTTTGTCGAACTCAGCGCCGAGCAGTACGGCGCCCAGATCGGCGGGAAGAAGGGAAATGTCAGCCTGATCAGCTTCGATGGGCGTTTCAAGATCATGCGTGCCGTACAGGAAAGCATCGCTTTCGACGAACGCCTCCAGGCTGCGCGGGCATTAATTGACGAATGCCTGCGGGACTGGACCACCGGGGCACGCCCCGAAGTGGTCACGCTGGTTAATGACGCCTTCCGGACTGACCAAAAAGGCGACATCCGCACAGCCCGCGTCCTGGCGTTGCGCCGTATGGAAATTACCGATGAACGCTGGCAGCGCGCTATGCAAGCCATCGGCGACGCCTGCCAGGTGATCGGCTCCAAATCCTACATCCGCGTCTATCAACGTGTTGGAGATACCGACCAATACGAACCCATCAGCCTCGACATTGCGGGTGTGTGA
- a CDS encoding AAA family ATPase, with translation MSVTKIVPLTNVGLLSAAIARTQARPAGLPGMVVMYGASGLGKSVGAAFAANHHRAYYVECRDTWSKKAFLLAILREMSIQPERTLSQMVDQIAEQLSRSGRPLLIDDVQYLLEKAVANVLTDIYNASQGTIVLIGEEGVPGSLAKLERLHNRVLEWVPAQRATLDDLRALTLASYPTLRFADDLLEDLRTKVGGCLRRVAVNLYRVYSETQAQAIDSIDLAGWGSRGWFTGEAPSRRA, from the coding sequence ATGAGTGTTACCAAAATCGTTCCCCTGACCAATGTCGGCCTCTTGTCCGCCGCCATCGCCCGCACTCAAGCCCGCCCAGCGGGTCTGCCTGGCATGGTGGTGATGTACGGCGCAAGCGGGCTGGGCAAAAGCGTGGGCGCGGCCTTTGCCGCCAACCACCACCGTGCCTATTACGTAGAGTGCCGCGACACCTGGAGCAAGAAGGCTTTCCTGCTGGCGATCCTGCGTGAAATGAGCATCCAGCCAGAGCGCACCTTGTCGCAGATGGTTGACCAGATTGCCGAGCAGCTTTCCCGTAGTGGCCGTCCACTGCTGATCGACGATGTGCAGTACCTGCTGGAAAAAGCTGTCGCCAACGTGCTGACCGACATCTACAACGCCAGCCAAGGCACCATCGTGCTGATTGGGGAAGAAGGTGTTCCAGGCAGCCTGGCCAAGTTGGAACGCTTGCACAACCGCGTACTGGAGTGGGTACCTGCACAGCGGGCCACTCTTGACGACTTGCGCGCCCTGACCCTGGCCAGCTATCCAACACTGCGCTTTGCCGATGACCTGCTAGAGGATCTGCGCACCAAGGTCGGCGGATGCCTGCGCCGTGTGGCCGTCAACCTTTACAGGGTCTACAGCGAAACCCAAGCCCAGGCCATCGACAGTATTGACCTTGCAGGCTGGGGCTCACGCGGCTGGTTTACCGGCGAAGCGCCGTCGCGGAGGGCTTGA
- a CDS encoding DNA-binding protein — MRNWYSAQDLAGLPGMPSTVQGISYRAKRESWECQLRLGQGGGREYAFAILPKETQTALITATVANEALPQSVEPHVILAGRDSEKASRLNDSQSSVMTARLAFVREIERMSKVVSQNRAILTLVALAKTGDLSPYLNDRVIRANDRKTEDRTLSERTLKRWLADYRAHGEIGLAPARRQKDMSVPTWAAEFLKHYQRPQKPSVEAAYEQFKQLHQDIQTSVCPSIHAVRRWLKKLSPSVRERGRMGPHELNALKAYNRRQADMLWPNDVWVADGHTFDAEVINPLTGQIFRPEITMVIDWGTRRIVGFSVNLAESTLATLDTLRDGVSRCGMYKVFYVDNGSGFDNAVVYEVNDRLGGTITHSLPYNSQARGVIERPHKTILVRLAKTFESYIGADMDKEAATKTHKLSRKQLALGIAPTVVPEFSVFFAALQQALDDYNRRPHRGLPKFRDPATLRKRHQSPMESWKSAEAEGWEPLLADANIVESLTRPQVERTVHRCQVQWNSGTYFLKDLDGFHGEQVRVAYDFRDSSRVWVHSLEGDLIGEALLDGNASPAMPKTMLEKASEKRERGQLSRLVKKAKTITGQDVEMRVIAPQSSQYDLSPDQLAEAQRFAQLAAPQASAFELPTDPTARYRLWHQIDARITSGESLTAEETQWHARYPQHLDFKSIQQMFAFADQARA; from the coding sequence ATGCGTAATTGGTACTCAGCGCAGGATCTTGCAGGCCTGCCTGGCATGCCCAGCACTGTGCAGGGAATCAGCTATCGCGCCAAACGTGAAAGCTGGGAGTGCCAACTGCGTCTCGGTCAAGGTGGTGGTCGAGAATATGCCTTCGCCATTCTTCCCAAAGAAACTCAAACCGCACTGATCACCGCGACCGTCGCCAACGAAGCCCTCCCACAGTCCGTCGAACCGCATGTAATTCTTGCTGGGCGTGACTCCGAAAAAGCGTCACGCTTGAACGATTCACAGTCGTCTGTCATGACTGCGCGTCTAGCCTTTGTGCGTGAAATCGAACGCATGAGCAAGGTGGTTAGCCAAAACCGCGCCATTCTGACCTTAGTCGCCCTGGCAAAAACCGGCGACTTAAGTCCCTACCTGAATGACCGCGTCATCCGTGCCAACGACCGTAAGACAGAAGACCGCACACTGTCTGAGCGTACGCTCAAGCGCTGGCTGGCCGACTACCGTGCCCACGGTGAAATAGGCCTGGCTCCAGCGCGCCGTCAGAAAGACATGAGTGTCCCGACTTGGGCGGCAGAATTCCTCAAACACTACCAGCGCCCGCAGAAACCCAGCGTTGAAGCTGCCTATGAGCAGTTCAAGCAGTTGCATCAGGACATCCAAACCAGTGTTTGCCCAAGCATTCATGCCGTACGCCGCTGGCTGAAAAAACTCAGCCCGTCGGTGCGGGAGCGCGGCCGCATGGGACCACACGAACTGAATGCTCTAAAAGCCTATAACCGTCGTCAGGCTGACATGCTCTGGCCAAATGACGTATGGGTGGCCGACGGCCATACCTTTGATGCTGAGGTGATCAACCCACTGACTGGGCAGATCTTCCGCCCAGAAATCACCATGGTCATTGATTGGGGTACCCGCCGCATCGTCGGTTTTTCGGTCAATCTGGCTGAATCGACCTTGGCCACGTTGGATACCTTACGTGACGGCGTAAGTCGGTGCGGCATGTACAAAGTGTTCTATGTCGACAACGGCAGCGGCTTTGACAACGCTGTCGTCTACGAAGTGAACGACCGCCTTGGCGGCACCATCACGCACTCGCTGCCCTACAACTCCCAGGCCCGTGGCGTGATCGAGCGCCCCCACAAAACCATCTTGGTTCGGCTCGCCAAAACCTTTGAAAGCTACATCGGCGCCGACATGGACAAAGAGGCCGCCACCAAGACGCACAAGTTGTCCCGTAAACAGCTTGCGCTGGGTATCGCGCCGACTGTCGTACCTGAATTCTCTGTGTTCTTTGCTGCGCTGCAACAGGCGCTCGACGACTATAACCGTCGTCCGCATCGTGGCCTGCCTAAGTTTCGCGACCCTGCGACCCTGCGCAAACGCCACCAAAGCCCGATGGAGTCTTGGAAGTCTGCCGAGGCCGAGGGCTGGGAGCCGCTGCTGGCTGACGCAAACATCGTCGAAAGCCTGACCCGTCCCCAGGTCGAGCGCACCGTACATCGTTGCCAGGTGCAATGGAACAGCGGCACCTACTTCCTTAAAGATCTGGACGGTTTCCACGGTGAACAGGTCCGCGTGGCCTATGACTTCCGGGACTCCAGCCGAGTTTGGGTCCATTCCCTTGAGGGTGATCTGATCGGTGAAGCGCTGCTCGATGGCAACGCCAGTCCAGCCATGCCTAAAACCATGCTGGAAAAAGCCAGCGAGAAACGTGAACGCGGCCAACTGTCCCGCTTGGTGAAAAAGGCCAAGACCATCACCGGCCAAGACGTGGAAATGCGCGTCATTGCTCCGCAGTCGAGCCAATACGACCTGTCGCCAGATCAGCTTGCAGAGGCCCAGCGCTTTGCCCAACTGGCTGCACCGCAGGCCTCGGCCTTCGAATTACCAACAGATCCCACCGCCCGTTACCGCCTCTGGCACCAAATCGACGCCCGCATCACCAGCGGGGAATCGCTGACGGCCGAAGAAACACAGTGGCATGCCCGCTACCCGCAACACCTGGACTTCAAATCTATTCAGCAAATGTTCGCGTTCGCTGACCAGGCCCGCGCTTAA
- a CDS encoding helix-turn-helix domain-containing protein: MNAKDIPLDPASRWEWIKYQLRIRGSSAAKLARQLGITDRAIRATKERAYPRVERAIAAALDTVPAKLWPERWNDDSTPKRLRPNRAEQSVYQHYTDYAKDSVYRPVPHRKTGTEG; the protein is encoded by the coding sequence ATGAACGCTAAAGACATACCTCTCGATCCAGCTAGCCGCTGGGAATGGATCAAGTACCAGCTACGCATTCGTGGTAGCTCGGCCGCCAAACTGGCTCGCCAGCTCGGCATCACTGATCGTGCGATTCGGGCTACAAAAGAGCGCGCCTACCCACGTGTGGAGCGCGCCATTGCTGCGGCCCTCGACACCGTACCCGCCAAGCTTTGGCCTGAGCGTTGGAACGATGACAGCACCCCCAAACGGTTACGGCCTAACAGAGCCGAGCAATCGGTATACCAACACTATACCGATTACGCGAAGGATAGCGTTTACCGTCCTGTTCCGCACCGTAAAACTGGGACGGAGGGTTAA
- a CDS encoding XRE family transcriptional regulator produces the protein MKAESNDSTELSGAGIEPESDKGFVERLRRIASIAGSASALAKAAGISQGGMQRYMKGGEPTRKVLISLAECTGVSLEWLMTGSGPEEVSGGSLHISTDQTYAYVPLYDARCSAGHGAWNENAKVLTMLAFTAYSLRKQGLTPSMLSAIRVDGDSMAGLLEDGDTVMIDHGRNQLEAEAVYVIRLDDHLYAKRLQRLFDGSVRIISENKAYGDVVVSKTQLNDLEIIGRVVWAGGWV, from the coding sequence GTGAAAGCTGAAAGCAACGATTCGACAGAGCTTTCAGGTGCAGGCATTGAACCTGAAAGCGACAAAGGATTTGTCGAAAGGCTTCGCCGTATAGCTTCTATAGCAGGCAGCGCGAGTGCTTTAGCGAAAGCTGCGGGTATCTCGCAGGGTGGAATGCAGCGGTACATGAAAGGCGGGGAGCCGACTAGGAAGGTACTGATAAGCCTCGCTGAGTGCACAGGGGTCAGCCTAGAGTGGCTCATGACCGGAAGCGGCCCGGAGGAGGTCAGCGGCGGCTCGCTACATATCTCTACTGATCAAACCTATGCGTATGTGCCGCTTTATGATGCGCGCTGTAGCGCTGGTCATGGGGCGTGGAACGAAAATGCAAAGGTCCTGACCATGCTTGCGTTTACTGCCTACTCTCTTCGTAAGCAAGGCCTTACCCCTTCCATGTTGTCAGCGATCCGCGTGGACGGCGACTCGATGGCTGGGCTGCTGGAAGACGGCGACACTGTGATGATTGATCATGGCCGCAACCAGTTGGAGGCAGAGGCTGTCTATGTGATCCGACTGGACGACCACCTCTATGCTAAAAGGCTCCAGCGCCTGTTCGATGGTTCTGTACGAATCATCAGTGAGAACAAGGCCTACGGCGATGTGGTGGTATCGAAGACCCAGTTAAATGACCTGGAGATCATCGGTCGTGTGGTCTGGGCAGGTGGCTGGGTCTAG
- a CDS encoding DUF1543 domain-containing protein encodes MLFVVMLGGKHPRAKIEVHDVVFAVADTLQATYPQLRDAWFGSPKGVHIDSWMAVDGVDGWKIHLSPLAPAADAHHLYFLNLGGYEANRFGEEHHYLLVVARNKQEATRQGKQQMLRHWSQAHTDGVLDIDDCLPIDLVDGRYLHLVQGPHRPIVQQNDYIVLP; translated from the coding sequence ATGCTGTTTGTCGTGATGCTCGGGGGCAAGCACCCCAGGGCCAAAATTGAAGTGCACGATGTGGTATTCGCCGTGGCGGATACACTGCAAGCTACCTACCCGCAATTGCGCGACGCCTGGTTCGGCAGCCCCAAGGGCGTACATATCGACTCATGGATGGCGGTGGACGGCGTGGACGGCTGGAAAATCCACCTCAGCCCCCTGGCCCCCGCCGCCGACGCCCACCACCTGTACTTCCTCAACCTCGGCGGCTATGAAGCCAACCGCTTCGGCGAGGAGCATCACTACCTGCTGGTCGTCGCCCGCAACAAACAGGAAGCCACTCGCCAGGGCAAGCAACAGATGCTGCGCCACTGGTCCCAGGCCCACACCGACGGCGTACTGGATATCGACGACTGCCTGCCCATCGACCTGGTGGATGGCCGGTATCTGCACCTGGTACAAGGCCCGCACCGTCCAATCGTCCAGCAGAACGACTACATCGTCCTGCCTTGA